The Tessaracoccus aquimaris sequence ATGGCGTGGTCGATCGAGGCGGCCTGAAGGCTCGGCGACAGGAACTCCACCTCGTGCGGGATCGTGGTCACGCTGAGCAGCGTCATGTCGCTCAGGTAGGCAAGCACCGCCGTGTTCAGCAGCGGGGAGTCGGGCATCGGCTGCTTGGTCCGCACCCACGCGCGCATGCTGCCTCCGTGCCTGGTGGGCTCGGGCCGCGACGCGAGGCGCACCTCCAGTGCGTCCCACTCCGAGATCAGTGCGACGCCCTCACCGAAGCGTCGCCCTAGCACCTCCGCCAGTTCCGGCGACGCCTCCGGCGGCGCGACGTCGACCGGCGCGCTTGCGCTGTGGTCGAGACCGGGCTCCGGGTGCTGGAACGACGCCGTCATCTCGAAGATCACCCGGTCCCGCTGCCTCGCGATAACCCGCCGATTGGAGAAGGTGCGACCGTCGCGCATCACCTCGACGTCGAAGTCGAGGGCCGTGTCCGTCGCCCCCGGGCGGAGGAAGTAGGCGTTCAGGGAGTGCGGGATCCGGTCCTCGGCGACCGTGCGGGCCGCGGCGATCAGCGTCTGGCCGAGCACCTGGCCGCCGAACAGGCGCTGCAACTTGGTCCTCGGCTGGGGCCCACGGAAGCTCAGCTCGCCCGTCTGGTCCAGGGCGAACAGGTTGAGCAGCTCGGTCACGTCTTTCGGCACGGGGCCCATCCTCGCACCACCTGGCCGCGACTAGCCAGCTTGGCGGATCGCCTGCCTGATCCGCTTCGCCGAGATCGGCACGGAGGTGCGCAACTGCTGAGCGAAGAGGCTGACGCGGAACTCCTCGATGAGGAAGGCGATCTCCTCGACCTCCGGCCGCAGCGGCCCCGCGGGCTGCGCGTCGATCAGCGCGCCGTAGAGGTCCTCCATCTCGTCGACCTGCGCCTGGAGGCCCGCGTCGCGGACCGGGTTGGCGGGCGCAGCCTCCAGCCGGGCGACCGCCGCCTTCGCGTAGCGGGGAAGCGCCGCGAACCACGGGTCAGGGGTCGCGGAGATGAACCGGTTGAAGAACAGGTTGTCGAGTTGCACCGAGACGTCCCTGCCGGCCTGCGTTGACCCGGCAAGCAGCCGCGCGCGGGTCACCTCCGCCAGTGCGTGCGCGGCCGTGTTGACGACCTCGAGCGTGCGGCCGGGGCACTCCTGCCGCACCGCGAGCGCTACCCGCTGGTAGCCAGCCGCGTCGCGCACCTCTGCCAGGGGCCCCTGCTCGCTGGCCAACTGCTCCCCCGCCTTGAGCCATGCGTCGGCGAGCAGGTCGGGGACGCTCGGGTAGGCCGAGTCGGCAAGTGAGAGCTTCTCCAGGCGCCCCATGTGCGCCACCACCCATTTCAGCGGCTCCGGGTTGGTCAGCGTCAGGAGCCTGCGGACACCGTGCGCGTGCGACCGGTCGGCCTTTGCCGCCTCGTCCACGACGGCGACGCCGACGCTGACTCCCTCGTCGACGAGTGCCGGGTAGCCGACCACCCCCTTCGCGACGCTCGTCTGCCTGGGGATGGCGCCGAACGTCCAGGACCGCTGGCCGGTGGTGGCGATGCCGCCCGCGGAGCGGGTCAGCTTCTCGGCGACCTTGGGCGACAGCCGCTCGGAGAGCTCGTCGAGGTCGGTGCCGCGCGCGATCTCGCGGCCGTTGTCGATGATCACGAAGGTCGGGCGCAGGTGCGAACCCAGCTTGGCCGGGTCGAAGTCCTTGGCGGTGACGACGGTGCCCGTGAGCGCCGTCAGGGCCCTCGCAAGGCCCGTCGGGAACGAGCCCTCGCGCGGCGCGTCGGCGAGCCACTCCAGCGCGCGGGCGGCGTGGTCGGGGGCAGGCACGAAGCTGGTGCGCAGCGACTTCGGGAGGGTGCGGATCAGCTCGGTGGCCAGTTCGCGCCTCAGCCCTGGCACCTGCCAACTGAAGGTGGCGTCGTCGAGTTGGTTGAGCAGTTCAAGCCGGACGGTGACGGTGACGCCGTCGGAGCCTGCGCCCGGGTCGTAGACGTAGCTGATGGGGAGCTTGTGCTGGCCGACCTCCCAGCGGTCGGGGAAGTCGGAGGGGCGCAGCAGTTCCGGGTTGACGACCACGTCGTCGAGGGTCAGCCGCGGCCACTGGTCCTCCGGGGTGCGGCGCAGCCACTTGTCGAAGGTGGCGCCGGAGACGACCTCGCTTGGCACGCGCGCCTCGAAGAAGGCGTACAGCGCGTCGTCGGAGGCGAGCAGGTCGGGGCGGCGCATCCGGTCGGTGACCTTCTCGCCCTCCTTGACGGTCGCCCGGTTGGCGGCGATCAGCTTGCTCCTTGTCTCCCACTCCCCCTCGACCAGGGCGCTGCGGATGAAGATCTCGCGGGCCTCGACGGGGTGGTCGGCCGCGTAGTTGGTGCGCCGGGCCGCCACGATCGGGACCCCGAACAGGCTGATCTTCTCGTTGGCCTGCACCGAGGCGGTGCGGCTGGACCAGTGCGGCTCGGAGACGGTCCGGGTCAGCACGTGGCCGCCGACCTGTTCGACCATCTCGGGGGTGATGGCGGCGACGGTGCGCGCCCACAGCCGCGACGTCTCGACCAGTTCGAAGGCCATCACCAGCGGCGGGGTGGACCTCGCAAGCGCCGAGCCGGGCTGGATCGCGAACCTGGCCCCGCGCGCGCCCTGGTACTCCGTGAGAGGGCGGCGCTTGCCCGGTTGCTTCTTAGCGCGCTCCTGTTCGGCGAGGCCGACGTTGGACAGCAGCCCGCTGAGCAGGCAGGTCAGCACCTCGGGCATCGCGCCGCGCCCCGTGGTGTCGAGGTCCAGTTCGCGGGTGGCCTCCTTCAACTGGGAGACCAGGTCTTCCCACTCGCGGAACCGGACGAAGCTCAGGTACTCGGAGCGGCACAGCCTGCGGAAGGCGCTGCTGCCCATCTCGCGGCGCTTGGTGCGCAGATAGGTCCAGATGTTGAGCAGCACCTCGAAGTCGCCGCCCTCGGGCGAGCGGGAGGTCTGTTGCTGCTCGGGCCGGGTTCCCGTGTGGGCGGTGTGGCGCCTCGGCTCGGCCCCCGACGGTTCTGGCGCCGGCTCGCTGCCCGGGACCCCTCCCCAGAACCTGCGGTGCAGTTCGTCTGCCTGCTGCTGGAACTCGGCGGGGCGCTCGCGCACGTCAGGCACCGTCAGTCCGGCGACCAGGACCAGCACCGTCGCAAGTGCGTCGCGCCGTGCGCCCTCGATCAGCATCCGGCCGAGCCTCGGGTCAACCGGCATCCGCGCGAGCATCCGGCCGGTGCGGGTCAGCCTCAACCGGTCGTGGCGCTTGCGCGGATGGATGGCGCCCAGTTCGCTGAGCACGCGGACGCCGTCGTTGATGTGGGAGGTGACGGGGGCCTCCACGAACGGGAACGACTCGATGTCACCGAGGCCGGCCTGCGCCATCAGGAGGATGACGGTGGCGAGGTTGGTGCGCAGGATCTCCGGGTCGGAGAACTCGGGCCGCCCCGTGAAGTCCTCCTCCGAGTACAGCCGGATCGCAACGCCAGGGCCGACCCGGCCGCAGCGGCCTGCGCGCTGGTTGGCGGAGGCCTGCGACACCGGCTCGATCGGAAGTCGCTGCACCTTCGTCCGTGCCGAGTAGCGCGAGATGCGGGCGGTGCCCGCGTCGATCACGTAGCGGATCCGCGGGACGGTGATGGAGGTCTCTGCGACGTTGGTGGCGAGCACGACCCGGCGGGCCGCCTTCGGCGCGAAGACCCGCTGCTGGTCGGCCGAGGACAGCCGGGCGAACAGTGGGAGCACCTCGAGTCCGGTGCCGAGGGCGTCGATGGCGTCGGCGGTGTCGCGGATCTCGCGCTCCCCGCTGAGGAACACCAGGATGTCGCCGGTGGAGGATGTCGTGACGATCTCCTCGACCGCTGAGGTGATCTGGTCGATCTCGTCCTCGCCCTCGTCGGGCTCGCGGTAGACGACGTCGACCGGATAGGTGCGACCGGACACCTCGACGACCGGGGCGCCGTCGAAGTGCTCGGAGAAGCGGGCGGTGTCGATCGTGGCGGAGGTGACGATGACGCGCAGGTCGGGGCGCTTGGGCAGCAACTGCTTGAGATAGCCGAGCAGGAAGTCGATGTTGAGGCTGCGCTCGTGCGCCTCGTCGATGATGATCGTGTCGTAGCGGCTCAGCATCCGGTCGTGGGTCAGTTCCGACAGCAGGATGCCGTCGGTCATCACCTTCACCCGCGTCCTGGCGCTCACCTTGCGCGTGAAGCGCACCTGGTAGCCGACGAACTCGCCGAGATCGACCCCGCACTCGGACGCGATCCGCTGCGCGACGGTCCGGGCGGCGATCCTGCGCGGCTGCGTGTGCGCGATCCGCTCCCTGCCCGCGAGCAGGCAGATCTTGGGGAGCTGCGTCGTCTTGCCGGAGCCGGTCTCGCCGGCCACGACGACGACCTGGTTGTCGCGGATCAGTTGCGCGATGTGTTCCGCCTCCGCCGCGATCGGCAGGGACGGGTCGACCTCGATGGTGGGGGTTGGCTTCCCCGTCATCCGTGCGTGATGAACAACGGGCACTCCGCGTGGGCCATCAGGCCGCGCAGCAGGCCGCCGAGCCCAAAGCCCGGAATCGTGGACTCCCCCACGCCGAGCACCAGCAGGTCGTAGTTGGCGCTGCGGCTGACGAGTTCGTTGATGGGGCTGTCTGCCGCGACCTGCACGTCGTAGACGACCTCGGGGAAGTCGGGGGCGATGCCCTGCGCGATCGCCTCGATGCCGCCCTGCGCGAAGCGAAGCTGCTCGTCGAGCTGCGACGGGCTGAGCCTGCGGGAGAACAGCCCGACGGGGGGCTGCACCGCGTGCACGACCTCGAGCCGACTGCCGAGCCGCTGGGCCTGCTGGAAGCCCGCCCGGAGGATCGTCTCCGAGCCGGGCGAGGTCTGCAGACCCACTCCGACGATGCCCTTCGACCCGACGGGGTCGGGGTGTGCTGCGGCGGAGATCACGATGACGGGGCACGACGCGTTGGCGACCACCGCGACGGAGGTGGAGCCGACGAACATCCGCTCGAGGCCGGAGGCGGCGCGGCGGCCGACGACCACCAGGTCGGCAACCTCGCTGAGGCGGGCCATCACGCCACCGGGCGAGCCCATCACGACCTCGGTCTTGAGGTGGGCCGGGTCGAGCCCGATCTCCAGGGCGAGTGCCTTTGCTTCCTCGTTGGCGGTGACTCCCGCTGCCTGCAGCACCTCGGGGTCGTAGACGACGCCCCAGGCGCCCGCCATCAGGGTGTCGTCGACGGCGTTGACGAGCATCAGTTCCGCGTCGTGACGCTTGGCGGTGTTTGCGCCGAAGCGGACGGCGCGCAGGCCGTCGTCGCTGCCGTCGACACCGACGACGATGAGCGGGACGTGCGGCTTGGCGGGATCGGAGTCGGTCCCCTCCTCGACGGGCCACGGACGCTTGACCTCGTGGCGCGGGGTCTCTTCAAGGGTCTCTTGGGGGTCTCCGGATCGACCTGATCGTTGTGGGGGGTGGTGGGCTCAGTCATGAGTCAACTCCTTTTCGTTCCGGACATCACGCGCCCGCTGATGGCGCCTGGGCTGACGGCGATCCACACGGAGCGCTCACCGTCGAGCCAGCTGATCGGCTTGTCTTCGTCCGCCTCGACGCGGGCGGTGGTTCCCTGCACGAGCACCGACCAGCCGATGATGGCCTCACCGTCGATGTCGTCGACCTCGAAGGCCACCTCTGTTGGCTCGGCGAGCCGCGACAGGCTGCTTCCCTCGGCCGTCTGGAAGACGACCCTGGAGTCGCTGACCCGGAAGTTGACGGGGACCACGACGATCCCGTTGGCTCCGTGCCACGCGAGCCTGCCGACCTCGGCCTCCGCAAGCAGGGCCCAACACTCATCGGCGTCTAGCCGCGAGAAATAGGTCACGCCCTGGCCGGGTTCACTCGTCATGGGAGCAGACTATCGCGCGCGGGCCTGACTTCGCGTCCGCCCGGCATGCTCACCCATCCCGGGTAGGAGACGGCCACGGCCCGCGACGGCCGTCGAAACGTTCCGAAACCCCTGGCCCCGCGTCGAGGCGCCGACTTATCCTCCGTTTAGTTCCGCCTCGCACCAAAAGGCGGGCGCATCGAGACAAAGGAGTTCATCAGATGCGAACCTTCTCCCGACCCGTGCGCGGAGGCCTCGCCGTCGCGGCCTCAGCGGCGCTAGCCCTCTCCTCCACACCAGCGGTCGCGGCCGGCCCCACGCTGCGCGACACCGGCCCCGACCGGCCGTTGATCGGTACCGCCGCCTGGGCATGCGCGACCTGATCGGCTACCAGAAGTCGGCCCCGACAAGGTTCCAGCAGATCCTCGGCGCGCAGTTCGACTCGATCACCCCCGAGAACGACATGAAGTGGGCCGAGATCCATCCCTCCCCCGGCGTCTACGACTTCGAGCGCGCCGACGCCGTCATGCGCTTCGCCCAACTGAACAAGCAGCAGGTCCGCGGTCACACGCTGCTGTGGCACAGCCAGAACCCCGCGTGGGTCAACGAGGCGAGCACGACGTGGACCTGCGACGAGGCCCGCGCGGTCCTGAAGGACCACATCACCACCGTCGTCGGGCGCTACAAGAACAAGATCTACGAGTGGGACGTCGCCAACGAGATCTTCCAGGACACCTGGGACAACGGGGGCGTGAGGCTGCGCACCGAGGCGAACCCGTTCCTCAAGGCGTGCGCCGCCGATCCGGAGGCGT is a genomic window containing:
- the hrpA gene encoding ATP-dependent RNA helicase HrpA; its protein translation is MTGKPTPTIEVDPSLPIAAEAEHIAQLIRDNQVVVVAGETGSGKTTQLPKICLLAGRERIAHTQPRRIAARTVAQRIASECGVDLGEFVGYQVRFTRKVSARTRVKVMTDGILLSELTHDRMLSRYDTIIIDEAHERSLNIDFLLGYLKQLLPKRPDLRVIVTSATIDTARFSEHFDGAPVVEVSGRTYPVDVVYREPDEGEDEIDQITSAVEEIVTTSSTGDILVFLSGEREIRDTADAIDALGTGLEVLPLFARLSSADQQRVFAPKAARRVVLATNVAETSITVPRIRYVIDAGTARISRYSARTKVQRLPIEPVSQASANQRAGRCGRVGPGVAIRLYSEEDFTGRPEFSDPEILRTNLATVILLMAQAGLGDIESFPFVEAPVTSHINDGVRVLSELGAIHPRKRHDRLRLTRTGRMLARMPVDPRLGRMLIEGARRDALATVLVLVAGLTVPDVRERPAEFQQQADELHRRFWGGVPGSEPAPEPSGAEPRRHTAHTGTRPEQQQTSRSPEGGDFEVLLNIWTYLRTKRREMGSSAFRRLCRSEYLSFVRFREWEDLVSQLKEATRELDLDTTGRGAMPEVLTCLLSGLLSNVGLAEQERAKKQPGKRRPLTEYQGARGARFAIQPGSALARSTPPLVMAFELVETSRLWARTVAAITPEMVEQVGGHVLTRTVSEPHWSSRTASVQANEKISLFGVPIVAARRTNYAADHPVEAREIFIRSALVEGEWETRSKLIAANRATVKEGEKVTDRMRRPDLLASDDALYAFFEARVPSEVVSGATFDKWLRRTPEDQWPRLTLDDVVVNPELLRPSDFPDRWEVGQHKLPISYVYDPGAGSDGVTVTVRLELLNQLDDATFSWQVPGLRRELATELIRTLPKSLRTSFVPAPDHAARALEWLADAPREGSFPTGLARALTALTGTVVTAKDFDPAKLGSHLRPTFVIIDNGREIARGTDLDELSERLSPKVAEKLTRSAGGIATTGQRSWTFGAIPRQTSVAKGVVGYPALVDEGVSVGVAVVDEAAKADRSHAHGVRRLLTLTNPEPLKWVVAHMGRLEKLSLADSAYPSVPDLLADAWLKAGEQLASEQGPLAEVRDAAGYQRVALAVRQECPGRTLEVVNTAAHALAEVTRARLLAGSTQAGRDVSVQLDNLFFNRFISATPDPWFAALPRYAKAAVARLEAAPANPVRDAGLQAQVDEMEDLYGALIDAQPAGPLRPEVEEIAFLIEEFRVSLFAQQLRTSVPISAKRIRQAIRQAG
- a CDS encoding pyridoxamine 5'-phosphate oxidase family protein, with amino-acid sequence MTSEPGQGVTYFSRLDADECWALLAEAEVGRLAWHGANGIVVVPVNFRVSDSRVVFQTAEGSSLSRLAEPTEVAFEVDDIDGEAIIGWSVLVQGTTARVEADEDKPISWLDGERSVWIAVSPGAISGRVMSGTKRS
- a CDS encoding acyl-CoA thioesterase; amino-acid sequence: MGPVPKDVTELLNLFALDQTGELSFRGPQPRTKLQRLFGGQVLGQTLIAAARTVAEDRIPHSLNAYFLRPGATDTALDFDVEVMRDGRTFSNRRVIARQRDRVIFEMTASFQHPEPGLDHSASAPVDVAPPEASPELAEVLGRRFGEGVALISEWDALEVRLASRPEPTRHGGSMRAWVRTKQPMPDSPLLNTAVLAYLSDMTLLSVTTIPHEVEFLSPSLQAASIDHAMWFHRPVHVDRWLLYDMISPSASNARGFAMGRLFQDGAAVASCAQEGLIRVVAEQ
- a CDS encoding universal stress protein, whose protein sequence is MVVGVDGSDDGLRAVRFGANTAKRHDAELMLVNAVDDTLMAGAWGVVYDPEVLQAAGVTANEEAKALALEIGLDPAHLKTEVVMGSPGGVMARLSEVADLVVVGRRAASGLERMFVGSTSVAVVANASCPVIVISAAAHPDPVGSKGIVGVGLQTSPGSETILRAGFQQAQRLGSRLEVVHAVQPPVGLFSRRLSPSQLDEQLRFAQGGIEAIAQGIAPDFPEVVYDVQVAADSPINELVSRSANYDLLVLGVGESTIPGFGLGGLLRGLMAHAECPLFITHG